GCGGAAGGGCGCCGCCCGAGTCGACGCCGCGACTCCCGCGGACCGGGACCGCGCGGTCGACGCCCTGCGCGCCTTCGCGATCCTCGGCATAGTGCTCGGCCACTGGCTGGTGACGGCCCTGGTCGCGGACGGCGGCTCGCTGCGTACCGCCAGCCCGCTGCAGCACATGCCCTGGCTGGCCCCGATCTCCTGGGCCTTTCAGACGCTCGCCGTGTTCTTCCTGGTCGGCGGCCATGTGGCGACCCGTGGCTACACCTCGGCACGCGCCTGCGGCACGACATACGGACAGTGGCTGACCGCCCGAGTCTCCCGGCTGTTCAAACCGGTGGCGGCCGTCCTCACCCTGTGGACGGTGGCCGCGGTCGCCCTCCTCCTGACGGGCGCGGAGTTCGAGACGGTCCGCACATTGGTCAAGCTGGCCCTGTCCCCCCTGTGGTTCCTGGTGGTCTTCGCCGCGCTGACGGCGGCGACACCACTGCTGACCCGGCTCAACCCGCTCTGGCCGCTGGCCGTCGTCCTCCATGTGGACCTACTGCGCTTCGGCCTGGGCGGCCCGTCCTGGCTCGGCTGGGTGAACGTGGCGGCGGGCTGGCTCGTCCCGTACACCCTGGGCGCCGCCTGGACCCGAGGCGAGCTGGACCGTCGCCGCGCCGGCTGGATCCTCCTCACCGGCGGCGCGACGGCGACGGCGGCGCTCATCGCCTGGGCGGGCTATCCGGCGTCGATGGTGGGCGTACCGGGAGCCGGCATCTCGAACCTCAACCCGCCGACCCTGGCCGCCGTCACCTTCGGCCTGGCCCAGTGCGGTCTGGCCCTGCTCCTGCGCGACCAGCTGCGCCGCACGATGCGCCGCCCCCTGGCCTGGGCAGCCGTAGCCCTGGTCAACCTCTCCGCCATGACGATCTTCCTCTGGCACCAGACGGCCCTCATGGCAACCACCGCCACGACCCTCCTGGCCGGTCACCTCCCCGGCCTCCACACCCGCCCCGACAACCTGACCTGGATCGCCTACCGCTGCGCCTGGCTCCCCCTCTTCGCCCTGGCCCTGACGGCTTGCTGGACGGCGTTCCGCACGTACGAACAGTCCTCGGGCCGCCGCCCACCCCGCCCGTCCCGAGTGATCCGTTCCCACCCCCACCCCCGGACCCCGCAAACAAAGGCCCCTCACCGTGCCTAGGGTTGACGGCGTGAACGGCGAGGAGAACGACCCACCGGCAAAGGAGCCACAGCACTCACCCGCACCCGCACCCACCCGCCTCCACCGCCTCCGCAAAGCCCTCGGCACGTCCCCCTCCCGAACCTCCCCCCACCTGCCCAAGTACCGCTGGCTGCGCTGGCTGACCTACCTCCTCGTCTTCTGGATCGCCCTGGGCATCTCCCTGGCGGGCGGCAGCGAAATCAGCAGCGACTACGACCTGTCCACGGGACAGGGACTGGTGGCCGGTCTCGCGCAAGGCAGCGCGCTCATGCTGGCCTTGTGGCTCCCGGCCCCCGCCTGGGCCCTGTCCCTCGCCGCCACCGTCACCACCGCCCTGACCGTCCGCCCGCACCTGGCGGAGACCACAGGCCCTGACCCCAGCTGGCCGTGGAGCACACCCGCTGTCCTCGCCCACTCCGTCGTGTTCCTCCTGCTCGCTCTGCGCGTGCCCGCGCGCAAGGTGATCGCGGCCCTGGTGGTGACGGGCCTGGCAACAGTCGTTCTCCAGGTGGGCATCGATGCGACCGGGTACTCCGGCACGGGCACAGTGGCGATCGCGCTCTTCGCCGTGGCCGTCGTGGTCGGCATCGCGCTGCGCGGCAGGCGCGAGGCCCGCACCCGACTCGTGGAGCAGGAGACGATCACCGCGGAGGAGCGGGCCCGCCGCACGCTGCTGGAGGAGCGCAGCCGGATCGCCCGTGAACTGCACGACGTGGTCGCCCACCACATGTCGGTGATCTCCATCCAGGCCCAGGTCGCCCCGCACCTCGTCGAGGACCCGTCCGAGGAGCTGAAGGAGAACCTCGACGGCATCCGGCAGAACGCCCTGGAGGCCCTCACCGAACTCCGCCGAGTCCTGGGCGTCCTGCGCTCCGAGAACCCCGACGACCCCTACGGCCTGGGCGAACCCGGCACCGGCTCCGCCCCGCAGTCCCCCCAGCCCACGCTCGACCGCCTGGACGCCCTGATCGAGAACACACGTGCCGCCGGACTGAGGGTCGCCACCGACATCAGGGGCACGGCTCCTCCGTATCCTCCGGGCGTGGAACTGTCGGCGTACCGGATCATCCAGGAGGCGCTGAGCAACGCACTGCGGCACGCCCCGGGCTCGGCGGTGCGCGTCGAGATCACCCATTTCCCCCGCGGTCTGTACCTCGGTGTGATCAACTCCCGTCCGGAGCGCCCGGTCCCGCCCTCACCGGGTACGGGCCACGGCTTGCTCGGCATGCGTGAGCGCGCCACGATGCTCGGCGGCCACCTCACCGCCACCCCGACCCTGCACGGCGGCTTCTCGGTCTCGGCGTTCCTCCCGAGAG
This genomic window from Streptomyces sp. DG2A-72 contains:
- a CDS encoding acyltransferase produces the protein MRKGAARVDAATPADRDRAVDALRAFAILGIVLGHWLVTALVADGGSLRTASPLQHMPWLAPISWAFQTLAVFFLVGGHVATRGYTSARACGTTYGQWLTARVSRLFKPVAAVLTLWTVAAVALLLTGAEFETVRTLVKLALSPLWFLVVFAALTAATPLLTRLNPLWPLAVVLHVDLLRFGLGGPSWLGWVNVAAGWLVPYTLGAAWTRGELDRRRAGWILLTGGATATAALIAWAGYPASMVGVPGAGISNLNPPTLAAVTFGLAQCGLALLLRDQLRRTMRRPLAWAAVALVNLSAMTIFLWHQTALMATTATTLLAGHLPGLHTRPDNLTWIAYRCAWLPLFALALTACWTAFRTYEQSSGRRPPRPSRVIRSHPHPRTPQTKAPHRA
- a CDS encoding sensor histidine kinase, whose product is MPKYRWLRWLTYLLVFWIALGISLAGGSEISSDYDLSTGQGLVAGLAQGSALMLALWLPAPAWALSLAATVTTALTVRPHLAETTGPDPSWPWSTPAVLAHSVVFLLLALRVPARKVIAALVVTGLATVVLQVGIDATGYSGTGTVAIALFAVAVVVGIALRGRREARTRLVEQETITAEERARRTLLEERSRIARELHDVVAHHMSVISIQAQVAPHLVEDPSEELKENLDGIRQNALEALTELRRVLGVLRSENPDDPYGLGEPGTGSAPQSPQPTLDRLDALIENTRAAGLRVATDIRGTAPPYPPGVELSAYRIIQEALSNALRHAPGSAVRVEITHFPRGLYLGVINSRPERPVPPSPGTGHGLLGMRERATMLGGHLTATPTLHGGFSVSAFLPRDGTADPDDTEPVEPDGSVTPVFGPGVFEIEAPRPTTGEENP